From the genome of Mesorhizobium japonicum MAFF 303099, one region includes:
- a CDS encoding helix-turn-helix transcriptional regulator, with the protein METLAGDRIVSNSAASRQLVVLIALGDAARAERLAATLAASDDLLPVVAGGGRADVAVIDDRSGDAVPAATPRVLLSGRTGGERPAGEVFAVMPVGADDLLIAAAARLAAAGYRVASEGRSGHHEDFHTGESEPFEDDVLDEHAARPALSPREAEVLALLAEGAPNKVIARRLNISVHTAKFHVAAILIKLGAANRTDAIAIAMRQGLVLV; encoded by the coding sequence ATGGAAACGCTCGCCGGCGACCGGATAGTGAGCAACAGTGCCGCTTCGCGGCAACTGGTGGTGCTGATTGCGCTTGGCGATGCCGCGCGCGCCGAGCGCCTGGCCGCCACGCTTGCCGCCAGCGATGACCTGCTGCCGGTGGTGGCCGGCGGCGGCAGGGCCGATGTCGCCGTCATCGATGACAGGAGCGGAGATGCCGTGCCGGCCGCCACACCGCGCGTGCTGCTGTCGGGACGCACCGGCGGCGAGCGGCCCGCCGGCGAGGTGTTTGCGGTCATGCCCGTGGGCGCGGACGATCTGCTGATAGCCGCGGCGGCGCGGCTGGCGGCGGCCGGCTATCGCGTCGCCAGCGAGGGCAGAAGCGGGCACCATGAGGATTTCCATACGGGCGAAAGCGAGCCTTTCGAGGATGACGTCCTGGACGAGCATGCCGCCCGGCCAGCACTGTCGCCGCGCGAGGCGGAAGTGCTGGCGCTGCTGGCCGAAGGCGCGCCCAACAAGGTGATCGCGCGGCGGCTCAACATTTCCGTGCACACGGCGAAGTTCCATGTCGCCGCGATCCTGATCAAGCTGGGGGCGGCCAACCGTACCGATGCCATCGCGATTGCGATGCGGCAGGGGCTGGTGCTGGTTTAG
- a CDS encoding SDR family oxidoreductase, with protein MSLKGKTLFISGGSRGIGLAIALRAARDGANVTIAAKTAEPHPKLPGTIYSAAQEIEQAGGKALPVLCDIREEAQVAEAVAKTVEKFGGIDICVNNASAIQLTGTLQTDMKRYDLMHQINTRGTFLVSKMCIPHLKLADNPHILNLAPPLDMKAKWFKNHVAYTMAKFGMSMCTLGMSAEFAKDGIAVNSLWPISTIDTAAVRNLLGGATVAAMSRSPDIMADAAHAIFMRPSREASGNFYIDEEVLRAEGVTDFSAYAPGATGPLAGDFFVPDEVFARTGSKIKSIY; from the coding sequence ATGTCGCTCAAGGGAAAGACGCTGTTCATCTCCGGCGGGTCGCGCGGCATCGGGCTGGCGATCGCGCTGCGGGCGGCGCGCGACGGCGCCAATGTGACGATCGCCGCCAAGACCGCCGAGCCGCATCCGAAGCTGCCGGGAACGATCTACAGTGCGGCGCAGGAGATCGAGCAGGCCGGCGGCAAGGCACTGCCTGTGCTGTGCGACATCCGCGAGGAGGCGCAGGTGGCCGAGGCGGTTGCAAAGACGGTGGAGAAATTCGGCGGCATCGATATCTGCGTCAACAATGCCAGCGCCATCCAGCTCACCGGCACGCTGCAGACCGACATGAAGCGCTACGACCTGATGCATCAGATCAACACGCGCGGCACCTTCCTGGTCTCCAAAATGTGTATTCCACACCTCAAGTTAGCCGATAATCCTCACATCCTGAATCTGGCGCCGCCGCTCGACATGAAGGCCAAGTGGTTCAAGAACCATGTCGCCTACACCATGGCCAAGTTCGGCATGTCGATGTGCACGCTGGGGATGAGCGCCGAGTTCGCCAAGGACGGCATCGCCGTCAATTCGCTGTGGCCGATCTCGACCATCGACACGGCGGCGGTGCGCAACCTGCTCGGCGGCGCGACGGTTGCGGCGATGAGCCGGTCGCCCGACATCATGGCCGACGCCGCGCATGCCATCTTCATGCGGCCGTCGCGCGAGGCATCAGGCAATTTCTACATCGACGAAGAGGTGCTGCGCGCCGAGGGGGTCACGGATTTCTCAGCCTATGCGCCCGGCGCGACCGGGCCGCTGGCCGGCGACTTTTTCGTGCCGGACGAGGTGTTCGCGCGCACGGGCAGCAAGATCAAGAGTATCTACTGA
- a CDS encoding OmpA family protein translates to MKRQPRILAGTALGLLMASAPLGAFPLQGSAAFGPMQGGGTPLILAQEAPADQAQPTDQEQPRKKKREQQAQQAPAEQAAPAAEQPAPPAEEQQPRKKKREQQQQTEQAPAEQAAPAEEQQPRRKKREQQQQTEQAPAEQAAPAEAQQPRKKKNDQQQQTEQAPAEQAAPAEAQQPRKKKRDQQQQTEQAPAEQAAPAEAQQPRKKKSDQQQQTEQAPAAQAPAGETQPANDNQPVKPGRKHKQDQQKEAPAAPAVTPEAAPTPKEAPAGQATTPKVEPAPAGEQPATQGEQPQDKTKKHGRKPAGEQPANGEQPATGEQQQTGKQPATGEQPANGVKPATGEQPANGNTAAPVQGENPVQGEAPADKNAAPLLDSQKDAERKAGGRKQGDKAGQNGQLQNGGQNAQQGGDQGQKPVVAPVDQGPPPTDDKAAQQAIKPEKLVPVTEEKGKRLDRAPDENIRDRRRPKGVDVLKEIGDRVIIQLGGQTIVQSNEGSRMNRGAKDVYYEDLSQGRTRETVQRDNGVQIVTIRNRYGDVIQRSRITPDGREYVLSYVDERDYQDEGDWRDPGDDLPPMRLTIPRRDYILDSEDVQSPDDYYTFLDQPPVERVQRLYSIDEVKRSARVRDIARRVDLDTLNFEFGSSSISDTEVQKLEGVASAMEKLLKKNPAETFLIEGHTDAVGTPEANLALSDRRAEAVAEALTNAFGIPPENLTTQGYGEQYLKVNTQAPNRENRRVAIRRITSLVAPVASNN, encoded by the coding sequence TGATGGCATCCGCGCCGTTGGGCGCGTTCCCGCTTCAGGGAAGTGCCGCGTTCGGCCCCATGCAAGGCGGTGGAACGCCGCTGATCCTGGCACAGGAGGCACCTGCCGACCAGGCACAGCCGACCGACCAGGAACAGCCGCGCAAGAAGAAGCGCGAACAGCAGGCCCAACAGGCGCCAGCCGAGCAGGCAGCTCCGGCCGCCGAACAGCCTGCTCCACCCGCCGAAGAGCAGCAGCCACGCAAGAAGAAGCGCGAACAGCAGCAGCAGACCGAGCAGGCGCCGGCCGAACAGGCGGCCCCCGCCGAAGAACAGCAGCCGCGCAGGAAGAAGCGCGAACAGCAGCAGCAGACCGAGCAGGCGCCGGCCGAACAGGCGGCCCCCGCCGAAGCGCAGCAACCGCGCAAGAAGAAGAACGATCAGCAGCAGCAGACCGAGCAGGCGCCGGCCGAACAGGCGGCACCCGCCGAAGCGCAACAGCCGCGCAAGAAGAAGCGCGATCAGCAGCAGCAGACCGAGCAGGCGCCGGCCGAACAGGCGGCACCCGCCGAAGCGCAGCAACCGCGCAAAAAGAAGAGCGATCAGCAGCAACAGACCGAGCAGGCGCCTGCCGCGCAGGCTCCGGCCGGTGAGACACAGCCCGCCAACGACAACCAGCCAGTCAAGCCCGGCAGGAAACACAAGCAGGACCAGCAGAAAGAGGCGCCTGCTGCCCCGGCGGTGACGCCGGAAGCCGCCCCTACGCCGAAAGAAGCTCCGGCCGGCCAAGCAACGACGCCGAAAGTAGAACCGGCACCTGCCGGCGAACAGCCCGCGACCCAGGGCGAGCAGCCCCAGGATAAGACAAAGAAGCACGGCAGGAAGCCGGCGGGCGAACAGCCCGCCAACGGCGAGCAGCCGGCGACCGGCGAACAGCAGCAGACCGGCAAGCAGCCCGCGACGGGCGAGCAACCGGCCAATGGCGTGAAGCCGGCAACCGGTGAACAGCCCGCCAATGGCAACACGGCCGCGCCTGTCCAGGGCGAAAATCCCGTACAGGGCGAAGCACCGGCCGACAAGAACGCTGCCCCCCTCCTCGACAGCCAGAAGGATGCCGAACGCAAGGCTGGTGGCCGCAAGCAGGGCGACAAGGCCGGCCAGAACGGCCAGCTGCAGAATGGTGGCCAGAACGCCCAGCAAGGCGGCGACCAGGGCCAGAAGCCGGTGGTTGCTCCTGTCGACCAGGGTCCACCTCCAACCGACGACAAGGCAGCCCAGCAGGCGATCAAGCCTGAAAAGCTCGTCCCGGTAACGGAGGAGAAGGGCAAGCGCCTCGACCGGGCGCCCGACGAGAACATCCGCGACCGCCGTCGTCCCAAGGGCGTCGACGTGCTGAAGGAGATCGGCGACCGGGTCATCATCCAGCTCGGCGGCCAGACGATCGTGCAGAGCAATGAGGGCTCGCGGATGAACCGCGGCGCCAAGGACGTCTATTACGAGGATTTGTCGCAAGGCCGTACACGCGAGACGGTCCAGCGCGACAATGGCGTCCAGATCGTCACCATCCGCAACCGTTACGGCGATGTCATCCAGCGTTCGCGCATCACACCGGACGGCCGCGAATATGTGCTGAGCTATGTCGACGAGCGGGACTATCAGGATGAGGGCGACTGGCGCGATCCCGGCGACGACCTGCCGCCGATGCGGCTGACCATCCCACGCCGTGATTACATCCTGGATTCGGAGGATGTACAGAGCCCCGACGACTACTACACCTTCCTCGACCAGCCGCCGGTGGAGAGGGTCCAGCGCCTCTATTCGATCGACGAGGTCAAGCGTTCGGCCCGCGTGCGCGACATCGCACGCCGCGTCGATCTCGACACGCTGAACTTCGAATTCGGCTCCTCCTCGATCTCCGACACCGAGGTGCAGAAGCTCGAGGGCGTCGCTAGCGCCATGGAGAAACTGCTGAAGAAGAACCCGGCCGAGACCTTCCTGATCGAGGGCCACACCGACGCCGTCGGCACGCCGGAGGCGAACCTTGCACTGTCGGACCGCCGCGCCGAAGCGGTTGCCGAAGCACTGACCAATGCCTTCGGCATCCCGCCGGAGAACCTGACCACGCAGGGCTATGGCGAGCAGTATCTGAAGGTCAACACCCAGGCGCCCAACCGCGAGAACCGGCGTGTCGCCATCCGCCGCATCACCTCGCTGGTGGCACCGGTCGCCAGCAACAATTAG